A window from Setaria italica strain Yugu1 chromosome VIII, Setaria_italica_v2.0, whole genome shotgun sequence encodes these proteins:
- the LOC101786687 gene encoding LRR receptor-like serine/threonine-protein kinase EFR produces MVIDVSYLGLGANFLSGRVPPTLLNLSSVIYLGLELNHFDKAVLPSDFGSHLPKLQHLGLDSNNFEGPIPASLANASSLVDIGLSSNFFSGRVPSSLGSLHDLTFLNLESNSLEASDMESWEFMDSWANYSKLQTIALSMNNLGGGVPSSIANLSSQLQILYLGTNKLSGQFPSGIANLQNLIALSLEYNQYVGAIPEWVGKLGNLQVLYLEANSFTGPIPLSISYLS; encoded by the coding sequence ATGGTCATTGACGTGTCGTACTTGGGTCTTGGAGCCAACTTTCTGTCAGGAAGGGTGCCACCAACGTTGCTCAACCTTTCTTCTGTGATTTACCTTGGACTGGAGCTGAATCATTTTGACAAGGCAGTGTTACCTTCTGATTTTGGCAGCCATCTCCCCAAACTGCAGCACCTTGGGTTAGACTCTAACAATTTTGAGGGGCCTATCCCAGCTTCTCTAGCTAATGCTTCAAGCCTCGTCGATATTGGGCTCTCCAGCAACTTTTTCAGTGGTAGAGTGCCAAGCTCTCTTGGCAGTTTACATGATCTCACCTTCCTGAATCTTGAATCCAACAGCCTTGaagcatctgacatggagagcTGGGAGTTCATGGACTCATGGGCCAACTACAGCAAACTTCAAACAATTGCACTTTCTATGAATAACTTAGGAGGGGGTGTGCCAAGCTCTATTGCTAACCTCTCCTCTCAACTCCAAATATTGTACCTTGGCACAAACAAGTTATCTGGCCAGTTCCCCTCCGGCATTGCAAACCTCCAGAACTTAATTGCTTTATCACTTGAATATAATCAGTATGTGGGCGCGATTCCCGAGTGGGTTGGAAAGCTAGGGAATTTGCAGGTATTGTACCTTGAAGCAAACAGCTTCACCGGACCAATCCCGCTTTCCATCAGTTATCTTTCTTAG